A single Streptomyces sp. Edi2 DNA region contains:
- a CDS encoding L-serine ammonia-lyase translates to MAISVFDLFSIGIGPSSSHTVGPMRAARMFVGRLKKDGLLAQTTTVRAELFGSLGATGHGHGTPKAVLLGLEGHSPRTVDVESADAEVERIRQTKRLRLMGAEIGAAHEIDFDESAELILHRRRALPYHANGMTLFAYDASGAPLLEKTYYSVGGGFVVDEDAVAGENPIVPDDTVLTHPFRTGDELLRLSQQTGLSISALMLENEKAWRTEEEIRAGLLEIWQVMQACVTRGMSREGILPGGLKVRRRAANAARALRSEGDAAARAMEWTTLYAMAVNEENAAGGRVVTAPTNGAAGIIPAVLHYYINFVPGADEEGVVRFLLAASAIGMLFKENASISGAEVGCQGEVGSACSMAAGGLAEVLGGSPEQVENAAEIGMEHNLGLTCDPVGGLVQIPCIERNGMAAVKAVTAARMALRGDGRHHVSLDKVIKTMKDTGADMSVKYKETARGGLAVNIIEC, encoded by the coding sequence GTGGCCATCTCCGTCTTCGACCTCTTCTCCATCGGCATCGGCCCCTCCAGTTCCCACACCGTCGGCCCGATGCGCGCCGCCCGGATGTTCGTGGGACGCCTCAAGAAGGACGGTCTGCTCGCCCAGACGACCACCGTGCGCGCCGAGCTCTTCGGCTCGCTGGGCGCCACCGGCCACGGCCACGGCACCCCCAAGGCCGTCCTCCTCGGTCTGGAAGGCCACTCCCCCCGCACCGTCGACGTCGAGTCCGCCGACGCCGAGGTCGAGCGCATCCGGCAGACCAAGCGGCTGCGGCTGATGGGCGCGGAGATAGGCGCCGCGCACGAGATCGACTTCGACGAGTCGGCCGAGCTGATCCTGCACCGGCGCCGGGCCCTGCCCTACCACGCCAACGGCATGACGCTCTTCGCGTACGACGCCTCCGGCGCACCTCTGCTGGAGAAGACCTACTACTCGGTCGGCGGCGGTTTCGTCGTCGACGAGGACGCGGTCGCGGGCGAGAACCCGATCGTGCCCGACGACACCGTTCTGACCCACCCCTTCCGTACCGGCGACGAACTGCTGCGACTGTCCCAGCAGACCGGCCTGTCCATCTCCGCCCTGATGCTGGAGAACGAGAAGGCCTGGCGCACCGAGGAGGAGATCCGGGCCGGGCTGCTGGAGATCTGGCAGGTCATGCAGGCCTGTGTCACGCGCGGCATGTCCCGCGAGGGGATCCTGCCCGGCGGCCTGAAGGTGCGGCGCCGCGCCGCCAACGCCGCCCGCGCCCTGCGCTCCGAGGGCGACGCGGCCGCCCGCGCGATGGAGTGGACCACCCTCTACGCGATGGCCGTCAACGAGGAGAACGCGGCCGGCGGCCGGGTGGTGACCGCCCCCACCAACGGCGCGGCCGGCATCATCCCCGCGGTCCTGCACTACTACATCAACTTCGTGCCCGGTGCCGACGAGGAGGGCGTGGTCCGCTTCCTCCTCGCCGCCAGTGCGATCGGCATGCTCTTCAAGGAGAACGCCTCCATCTCCGGCGCCGAGGTCGGCTGCCAGGGCGAGGTCGGCTCCGCCTGCTCGATGGCCGCCGGCGGCCTCGCCGAGGTCCTGGGCGGCTCCCCCGAGCAGGTCGAGAACGCCGCCGAGATCGGCATGGAGCACAACCTCGGCCTGACCTGCGACCCCGTCGGCGGCCTCGTCCAGATCCCGTGCATCGAGCGCAACGGCATGGCCGCCGTCAAGGCCGTCACCGCCGCCCGCATGGCCCTGCGCGGCGACGGCCGCCACCACGTCTCCCTCGACAAGGTCATCAAGACCATGAAGGACACCGGCGCCGACATGAGCGTCAAGTACAAGGAGACCGCCCGCGGCGGCCTCGCCGTCAACATCATCGAGTGCTGA
- the gcvT gene encoding glycine cleavage system aminomethyltransferase GcvT: MTDAPRRTALDATHRALGATMTDFAGWDMPLRYSSERDEHIAVRTRAGLFDLSHMGEITVTGPQAADLLDYALVGNIGGVRTGRARYTMICEDQGGILDDLIVYRLADQEYMVVANASNAQVVLDALTARAGGFDAAIRDDRDAYALLAVQGPESPGILKKVTDADLDGLKYYAGLPGTVAGVQALIARTGYTGEDGFELFVRPADAVALWEALTEAGQDAGLVPCGLSCRDTLRLEAGMPLYGHELTTSTTPFDAGLGRVVKFEKTTNNGDFVGRTALAAAAERAEANPPRKLVGLIATGRRVPRAGYPVVAADGTVIGEVTSGAPSPTLGKPVAIAYVDAAYATPGTEGVCVDIRGSHEPYEVTALPFYKRQK, from the coding sequence ATGACTGATGCCCCCCGCCGTACCGCGCTGGACGCCACCCATCGTGCGCTCGGCGCCACCATGACCGACTTCGCCGGCTGGGACATGCCGCTGCGCTACAGCAGCGAGCGTGACGAACACATCGCCGTCCGTACCCGCGCCGGCCTGTTCGACCTCTCCCACATGGGCGAGATCACCGTCACCGGCCCGCAGGCCGCCGACCTCCTCGACTATGCGCTGGTCGGCAACATCGGGGGCGTCAGGACCGGCCGCGCCCGCTACACCATGATCTGTGAGGACCAGGGCGGCATCCTGGACGACCTGATCGTCTACCGCCTGGCCGACCAGGAGTACATGGTCGTCGCCAACGCCTCCAACGCCCAGGTGGTGCTGGATGCGCTGACCGCGCGGGCGGGCGGCTTCGACGCCGCGATCCGCGACGACCGGGACGCCTACGCGCTGCTCGCGGTGCAGGGCCCGGAGTCGCCCGGGATCCTGAAGAAGGTCACCGACGCCGACCTGGACGGCCTGAAGTACTACGCGGGCCTGCCCGGCACCGTCGCCGGCGTCCAGGCGCTGATCGCCCGTACCGGATACACCGGCGAGGACGGCTTCGAGCTGTTCGTCCGGCCGGCCGACGCGGTCGCCCTCTGGGAGGCGCTGACCGAGGCCGGCCAGGACGCCGGTCTGGTGCCCTGCGGCCTGTCCTGCCGGGACACTCTGCGCCTGGAGGCGGGCATGCCGCTGTACGGGCACGAGCTGACGACCTCGACCACGCCGTTCGACGCGGGTCTGGGCCGGGTCGTGAAGTTCGAGAAGACGACCAACAACGGCGACTTCGTCGGCCGTACGGCGCTGGCGGCCGCCGCCGAGCGCGCCGAGGCGAACCCGCCGCGCAAGCTGGTCGGCCTGATCGCCACGGGCCGCCGGGTCCCGCGCGCCGGCTACCCGGTCGTCGCGGCCGACGGCACGGTCATCGGTGAGGTCACCTCCGGGGCCCCCTCTCCCACCCTCGGCAAGCCGGTCGCCATCGCCTACGTCGATGCCGCCTACGCCACACCGGGCACCGAGGGTGTGTGCGTGGACATCCGTGGAAGCCATGAGCCGTACGAGGTCACCGCTCTGCCGTTCTACAAGCGGCAGAAGTAG
- a CDS encoding AAA family ATPase: protein MDLRGRGRARGAAELRFPAGDLVVVSGLPGSGKSTLMHRVVPPLDAHGAVVHRIDSQDVRERWEHGRLRRLPYALYRPLVRAAHYLTLGRALRSGGSVVVHDCGTLAWVRGWIARSAVRGGRGLHLVLLDVPPEVALSGQESRGRGVSGYAFARHRGAVGRLVGAAESARLPKGCHSAVLLDRRAASALETVSFD, encoded by the coding sequence GTGGACCTGAGGGGCCGCGGACGGGCGAGGGGGGCCGCCGAGCTGCGGTTCCCGGCCGGTGACCTGGTGGTGGTCTCCGGTCTGCCGGGCAGCGGCAAGAGCACCCTGATGCACCGTGTCGTACCGCCGCTGGACGCACACGGCGCCGTGGTGCACCGCATCGATTCGCAGGACGTCCGCGAGCGCTGGGAGCACGGCAGGCTGCGCCGGCTGCCGTACGCCCTCTACCGTCCGCTGGTCCGGGCCGCCCACTACCTGACGCTGGGCCGTGCGCTGCGCTCGGGGGGCAGCGTGGTGGTGCACGACTGCGGCACCCTGGCGTGGGTGCGTGGCTGGATCGCGCGGTCGGCGGTGCGCGGCGGCCGCGGGCTGCATCTGGTGCTGCTCGATGTGCCGCCCGAGGTGGCGCTGTCCGGCCAGGAGTCGCGGGGGCGCGGGGTGTCGGGGTACGCCTTCGCGCGGCACCGCGGGGCGGTGGGCAGGCTGGTCGGCGCGGCCGAGTCGGCCCGGCTGCCGAAGGGCTGCCACTCGGCCGTCCTGCTCGACCGGCGGGCGGCGAGCGCCCTGGAGACGGTCAGCTTCGACTGA
- a CDS encoding phosphatase PAP2 family protein, whose product MTASEPEPEPGRRPEPESEPERAPGTQRPDPEPAREPAPPPDPEPTPGPDPHPAPWRRPATAPLLTLAAVCAALFAAVALTVSLRHGAPLAPERAALHWSTAHHGEPLRSLARALTATGSGPVPYLLVVLAGLMAGRGAAGRLRAVICAVAVLAIGQAIRYGLMELLARPRPPAAVWASYASGYAFPSGHATTSALAAGILAWGIARRARPSVARTWCVVLALWAAGVGLTRVYLSVHWPGDVLAGWLLAATLLALALLLEPFACPRRNSPVPPSHRAHSHE is encoded by the coding sequence GTGACGGCGTCGGAGCCGGAACCGGAACCGGGACGGCGGCCGGAACCGGAATCCGAACCGGAACGGGCGCCGGGGACGCAGCGGCCGGACCCGGAGCCCGCCCGGGAGCCGGCCCCGCCCCCCGACCCGGAGCCGACCCCCGGCCCCGACCCGCACCCCGCCCCATGGCGGCGCCCCGCCACCGCCCCGCTCCTGACCCTCGCCGCGGTCTGCGCCGCGCTCTTCGCCGCCGTGGCCCTCACCGTGTCCCTACGGCACGGAGCCCCACTCGCCCCCGAACGGGCCGCCCTCCACTGGTCCACGGCTCACCACGGCGAGCCGCTGCGCTCCCTGGCCCGCGCGCTGACCGCCACCGGCAGCGGACCGGTTCCCTATCTGCTGGTGGTGCTCGCCGGCCTGATGGCCGGCCGCGGTGCGGCGGGCCGGCTGCGCGCCGTGATCTGCGCCGTCGCCGTCCTCGCCATCGGCCAGGCGATCCGCTACGGCCTGATGGAACTGCTCGCCCGCCCCCGCCCGCCGGCCGCCGTCTGGGCCTCGTACGCCTCCGGCTACGCGTTCCCCTCCGGCCACGCCACCACCTCGGCGCTGGCGGCCGGAATCCTGGCCTGGGGCATCGCCCGGCGCGCCCGCCCCTCCGTGGCCCGCACGTGGTGCGTGGTACTCGCCCTCTGGGCCGCCGGAGTAGGCCTCACTCGCGTCTATCTGAGTGTCCACTGGCCGGGTGATGTTCTGGCCGGCTGGCTGCTGGCGGCCACCCTGCTCGCCCTCGCACTGCTCCTGGAACCCTTCGCCTGCCCCCGCCGGAACAGCCCGGTTCCGCCCTCTCATCGCGCACATTCCCATGAATAG
- a CDS encoding DedA family protein, whose product MSAAAAFPQVTAVVQAVNVLDAGSLLAAFGALGVAVVLFAETGLLVGFFLPGDSLLFTAGLLCAPGAGGAVHLALPQVLTAAAVGALAGAQTGYWIGRRGGRALLARSRARRLHEGAARAEEFLARYGHGKAIVLARFVPVVRTVLNPLAGALGVPARTFAFWQIAGGLLWTLGLTLAGYALGTSVPNVDRYLLPLVALVVLVSLAPLAVELLRSRSRPQTAPDHPTPPPEA is encoded by the coding sequence ATGTCCGCAGCCGCCGCATTTCCGCAGGTGACAGCGGTCGTCCAGGCCGTGAATGTGCTCGATGCCGGCTCCCTGCTGGCCGCGTTCGGTGCGCTGGGCGTCGCCGTCGTGCTGTTCGCCGAGACCGGGCTGCTGGTCGGCTTCTTCCTGCCCGGTGACTCCCTGCTGTTCACCGCCGGACTGCTGTGCGCCCCGGGCGCCGGCGGCGCCGTGCACCTCGCGCTGCCCCAGGTCCTCACGGCCGCCGCCGTCGGTGCGCTCGCCGGAGCCCAGACCGGCTACTGGATCGGCCGGCGCGGCGGCCGCGCCCTGCTGGCCCGCAGCCGCGCCCGCCGGCTGCACGAGGGCGCCGCCCGCGCCGAGGAGTTCCTGGCCCGCTACGGCCACGGCAAGGCCATCGTCCTCGCCCGTTTCGTCCCCGTCGTCCGCACCGTGCTGAACCCGCTGGCCGGCGCCCTGGGCGTGCCCGCCCGCACCTTCGCCTTCTGGCAGATCGCCGGCGGCCTGCTCTGGACGCTCGGCCTCACCCTCGCCGGATACGCCCTGGGCACGTCGGTACCGAACGTCGACCGCTACCTGCTGCCACTGGTCGCCCTGGTGGTGCTGGTGTCGCTGGCCCCGCTCGCCGTCGAACTCCTCCGCTCCCGCAGCCGCCCGCAAACGGCCCCCGACCACCCCACTCCGCCACCCGAGGCCTGA
- a CDS encoding enhanced serine sensitivity protein SseB C-terminal domain-containing protein, whose protein sequence is MSAGAHQGPAAAGALEQLLQQVSPGRYDAYEALLQALAAGQVWMLLWHGRAGSPDAQYGNMEVEGLGYAPCVTSAPELAASGWNRDHEVVTGLEIAASLFPDRWGLWLNPHASGGGVGIPWLDLRRIAGGLDRLPAGPLRISEPVIDIPQFYALLAQNAHRTPAVRSLRRAWVQPALGAPYLAIGLDLYDTGQQAVDSVRLMIQQSIGAVPDGLPVSTVAMNDEFDPVGMWMRASTRPFFDRDGYAQPPGQPAQAPAPSYGYGYPRPY, encoded by the coding sequence GTGAGCGCGGGTGCGCATCAGGGGCCGGCGGCGGCCGGAGCACTGGAGCAGCTGCTCCAGCAGGTCTCGCCCGGCCGTTACGACGCCTATGAGGCGCTGCTGCAGGCGCTCGCCGCGGGCCAGGTCTGGATGCTGCTGTGGCACGGCCGGGCCGGTTCGCCCGATGCGCAGTACGGAAACATGGAGGTCGAAGGCCTCGGCTATGCGCCGTGTGTGACCTCGGCGCCCGAGCTCGCCGCCTCCGGCTGGAACCGCGACCACGAGGTCGTCACCGGCCTGGAGATCGCCGCCTCGCTCTTCCCCGACCGCTGGGGCCTGTGGCTGAATCCGCATGCCTCCGGCGGGGGTGTCGGCATCCCGTGGCTGGATCTGCGCCGTATCGCCGGTGGTCTGGACCGGCTGCCGGCCGGTCCGCTGCGGATCTCCGAACCGGTCATCGACATCCCGCAGTTCTACGCGCTGCTCGCCCAGAACGCACACCGGACGCCTGCCGTGCGGTCGCTGCGCCGGGCCTGGGTGCAGCCGGCGCTCGGTGCCCCCTATCTGGCGATCGGTCTGGATCTGTACGACACCGGCCAACAAGCGGTGGATTCGGTGCGGTTGATGATCCAGCAGTCGATCGGCGCGGTGCCGGACGGTCTGCCGGTCTCCACCGTCGCGATGAACGACGAGTTCGACCCGGTCGGCATGTGGATGCGGGCCTCCACGCGCCCGTTCTTCGACCGGGACGGCTACGCCCAGCCGCCGGGTCAGCCGGCCCAGGCTCCCGCGCCGTCGTACGGCTACGGCTACCCGCGCCCTTACTGA
- the gcvH gene encoding glycine cleavage system protein GcvH, whose amino-acid sequence MSNPQQLRYSKEHEWLSGAEEGVSTVGITEHAANALGDVVYVQLPEVGATVAAGETCGELESTKSVSDLYSPVDGEITEINEDVVNDPSLVNSAPFEGGWLFKVKLGGEPGELLSADEYAAFIQS is encoded by the coding sequence ATGAGCAACCCCCAGCAGCTGCGCTACAGCAAGGAGCACGAGTGGCTGTCGGGCGCCGAGGAAGGCGTCTCGACGGTCGGCATCACCGAGCACGCGGCCAACGCGCTCGGCGACGTCGTCTACGTGCAGCTCCCCGAGGTCGGTGCCACGGTCGCGGCGGGCGAGACCTGCGGCGAGCTGGAGTCGACCAAGTCGGTCAGCGATCTCTACTCGCCCGTCGACGGTGAGATCACCGAGATCAACGAGGATGTCGTCAACGATCCCTCGCTGGTGAACTCCGCCCCGTTCGAGGGCGGTTGGCTGTTCAAGGTGAAGCTCGGCGGTGAGCCGGGCGAACTGCTCTCCGCCGACGAGTACGCCGCCTTCATCCAGAGCTGA
- a CDS encoding ABC transporter permease: MTAPIETTGAAAEAQPEAVLKGVETKRIEGRSLGQIAWLRFRRDKVAVAGAIVVILLIVVAALSRPIQALLGLDPNNPHQSLIDPNTTLPKGDLGGMSADHPLGVDPKFGRDLLARILEGSWVSLIVAFGATVLSVAIGTVLGVVAGFYRGRVDALISRMMDVFLAFPLLLFAIAISASLQGGAFGMEGLPLHISVLIFVIGFFNWPYMGRIVRAQTLSLREREFVDAARGMGARGPFILFRELLPNLVGPIIVYSTLLIPSNILFEAALSFLGVGIQPPQASWGGMLNQAVKYYEVDPQYMIVPGLAIFVTVLAFNLLGDGLRDALDPRSR, encoded by the coding sequence GTGACCGCACCGATCGAGACCACCGGGGCGGCTGCTGAGGCGCAGCCGGAAGCGGTGCTGAAGGGCGTCGAGACAAAGCGGATCGAGGGGCGTTCGCTCGGTCAGATCGCCTGGCTGCGCTTCAGGCGGGACAAGGTTGCGGTGGCCGGTGCCATCGTTGTCATCCTGCTCATCGTCGTCGCCGCGCTCTCCCGTCCGATCCAGGCCCTGCTGGGACTGGACCCGAACAATCCCCACCAGTCGCTGATCGACCCCAACACCACGCTCCCCAAGGGCGACCTCGGCGGCATGAGCGCTGACCACCCCCTGGGCGTGGACCCGAAGTTCGGCCGCGATCTGCTCGCCCGGATCCTGGAGGGCTCCTGGGTGTCGCTGATCGTGGCGTTCGGCGCGACGGTGCTGTCGGTCGCCATCGGCACCGTGCTCGGTGTGGTCGCCGGCTTCTACCGCGGGCGGGTGGACGCCCTCATCAGCCGGATGATGGATGTCTTCCTGGCCTTCCCGCTGCTGCTGTTCGCCATCGCGATCTCCGCCTCGCTGCAGGGCGGCGCCTTCGGCATGGAGGGCCTGCCGCTGCACATCTCGGTGCTGATCTTCGTGATCGGTTTCTTCAACTGGCCCTACATGGGGCGGATCGTGCGCGCGCAGACCCTGTCGCTGCGCGAGCGTGAATTCGTCGACGCCGCCCGCGGCATGGGCGCGCGCGGGCCGTTCATCCTCTTCCGGGAGCTGCTGCCCAACCTGGTGGGGCCGATCATCGTCTACTCGACGCTGCTGATCCCCTCCAACATCCTCTTCGAAGCGGCCCTGAGCTTCCTGGGCGTCGGCATTCAGCCGCCCCAGGCGTCCTGGGGCGGCATGCTCAACCAGGCGGTCAAGTACTACGAGGTCGACCCCCAGTACATGATCGTCCCCGGCCTCGCGATCTTCGTCACCGTGCTCGCGTTCAACCTGCTCGGTGACGGGCTGAGGGACGCGCTGGACCCGCGCAGCCGCTGA
- a CDS encoding enhanced serine sensitivity protein SseB — protein MTFPQQGIPQLAWPANELEEVLAAAAGHPGAGGRIVEVLGRSRVWVPLPNGGGPESAGPGTRGLDLPTVELHGAAYVPVYSSEQEFLRAVGAHMSFTVAPAREFARGLPPHIGIAVNPDGTIGVPLPPPAVAELCREGRQERTGLPSGGRVRLFEPDWQDEPVDFLAAAGLEFSGAGIVLTARRALASVEGDTPALFVGVQIGADPAALHDGTAREAVLSALGRALGAVPVPWPVQLVMLDLAQGDPVADWMLERVRPFYSRDHS, from the coding sequence ATGACATTTCCGCAGCAGGGGATACCGCAGCTGGCGTGGCCGGCGAACGAGCTCGAAGAGGTGCTGGCCGCCGCGGCCGGGCACCCGGGCGCCGGTGGCCGGATCGTCGAGGTGCTGGGCCGCAGCAGGGTCTGGGTGCCGCTGCCCAACGGCGGCGGACCGGAGAGCGCCGGTCCCGGCACCCGCGGCCTCGATCTGCCCACCGTCGAGCTGCACGGTGCGGCCTATGTCCCGGTCTACAGCTCCGAGCAGGAGTTCTTGCGGGCGGTCGGCGCGCATATGTCCTTCACCGTCGCCCCGGCACGGGAGTTCGCCCGCGGGCTGCCCCCGCACATCGGCATCGCGGTCAACCCGGACGGCACGATCGGCGTCCCGCTGCCGCCTCCCGCGGTGGCCGAACTGTGCCGGGAGGGGCGCCAGGAGCGGACCGGTCTGCCCAGCGGCGGCCGGGTGCGGCTCTTCGAGCCGGACTGGCAGGACGAGCCGGTGGACTTCCTGGCCGCCGCCGGACTGGAGTTCTCCGGCGCCGGAATTGTCCTGACTGCCCGGCGTGCCCTGGCAAGTGTCGAGGGCGACACGCCCGCGCTGTTCGTCGGTGTGCAGATCGGTGCGGACCCCGCGGCACTGCACGACGGCACCGCCCGCGAGGCGGTACTGTCAGCCCTCGGACGTGCGCTCGGCGCAGTGCCGGTGCCCTGGCCCGTACAGCTCGTCATGCTCGACCTCGCCCAGGGCGACCCGGTCGCCGACTGGATGCTGGAGCGTGTGCGGCCCTTCTACTCTCGGGACCACTCGTAA
- the glyA gene encoding serine hydroxymethyltransferase, producing the protein MSLLNSSLHEVDPDVAAAVDAELHRQQSTLEMIASENFAPVAVMEAQGSVLTNKYAEGYPGRRYYGGCEHVDVVEQIAIDRIKALFGAEAANVQPHSGAQANAAAMFALIKPGDTILGLNLAHGGHLTHGMKINFSGKLYNVVPYHVDEKTNLVDMEEVERLAKEHRPKLIVAGWSAYPRQLDFAAFRRIADEVGAYLMVDMAHFAGLVAAGLHPSPVPHAHVVTTTTHKTLGGPRGGVILSTQELAKKINSAVFPGQQGGPLEHVIAAKAVSFKVAASDDFKERQQRTLDGARILAERLVQDDVTQHGVSVLSGGTDVHLVLVDLRDSELDGQQAEDRLHEVGITVNRNAIPNDPRPPMVTSGLRIGTPALATRGFQAEDFREVADIIAEALKPAYDAEALKARVTALAEKFPLYPSL; encoded by the coding sequence ATGTCGCTTCTGAACAGCTCCCTCCACGAGGTCGACCCCGATGTCGCCGCCGCCGTCGACGCCGAACTCCACCGCCAGCAGTCCACCCTCGAAATGATCGCGTCGGAGAACTTCGCCCCCGTCGCCGTCATGGAGGCCCAGGGCTCCGTCCTCACCAACAAGTACGCCGAGGGCTACCCCGGCCGCCGCTACTACGGCGGCTGCGAGCACGTCGATGTCGTCGAGCAGATCGCGATCGACCGCATCAAGGCCCTGTTCGGTGCCGAGGCCGCCAACGTCCAGCCGCACTCCGGCGCGCAGGCCAACGCCGCCGCCATGTTCGCCCTGATCAAGCCGGGCGACACCATCCTGGGTCTCAACCTCGCCCACGGCGGGCACCTGACCCACGGCATGAAGATCAACTTCAGCGGCAAGCTCTACAACGTGGTGCCCTACCACGTCGACGAGAAGACCAACCTCGTCGACATGGAGGAGGTCGAGCGCCTGGCCAAGGAGCACCGCCCCAAGCTGATCGTCGCCGGCTGGTCCGCCTACCCGCGCCAGCTCGACTTCGCCGCCTTCCGGCGCATCGCCGACGAGGTCGGCGCCTACCTCATGGTCGACATGGCGCACTTCGCCGGCCTGGTCGCCGCCGGCCTGCACCCCAGCCCGGTGCCGCACGCCCACGTCGTGACCACCACCACCCACAAGACCCTCGGCGGCCCCCGCGGCGGCGTGATCCTCTCCACCCAGGAGCTGGCCAAGAAGATCAACTCTGCGGTCTTCCCCGGCCAGCAGGGCGGGCCCCTGGAGCACGTCATCGCCGCCAAGGCCGTCTCCTTCAAGGTCGCCGCCTCCGACGACTTCAAGGAGCGCCAGCAGCGCACCCTCGACGGCGCCCGGATCCTGGCCGAACGCCTCGTCCAGGACGACGTCACACAGCACGGCGTCTCGGTCCTGTCCGGCGGCACCGACGTCCACCTCGTCCTCGTCGACCTGCGCGACAGCGAGCTCGACGGCCAGCAGGCCGAGGACCGCCTCCACGAGGTCGGCATCACGGTCAACCGCAACGCGATCCCCAACGACCCCCGGCCCCCGATGGTCACCTCGGGTCTGCGCATCGGCACCCCGGCGCTGGCCACCCGCGGCTTCCAGGCCGAGGACTTCCGCGAGGTCGCCGACATCATCGCCGAGGCCCTCAAGCCCGCCTACGACGCCGAAGCCCTCAAGGCCCGCGTCACCGCACTCGCGGAGAAGTTCCCGCTGTACCCGTCCCTGTGA
- a CDS encoding M56 family metallopeptidase — MIVAVWIPLLMPLLAVPAARRLAESLPPRAAAWLLTGCAVVLAGCTTAALGLLLTAGALRLPPVAALDHLSLPLPAGDPAASVPAAGAAACLLGAVALAVVHRARRHHTELRTARLATDAHPTSGDLCVLPDAAPDAYALPGRPGRVVVTAGMLRALPPDEREALFAHERAHLAGRHHLFLLTAALAAVCHPLLRSLRAPLAYALERWADETAATRVGDRRVTARAIGRAALAARPGAAGAHRPGTVLAATTGPVPRRVAALLAPEQASAPSLRAAVHGRRLIAAALLACVTFSAASALDAATDLHETVESAGR, encoded by the coding sequence ATGATCGTCGCCGTATGGATTCCCCTGCTGATGCCGCTGCTCGCGGTGCCGGCCGCCCGTCGGCTGGCGGAGTCGCTGCCGCCGCGCGCCGCGGCCTGGCTGCTGACCGGCTGCGCGGTCGTGCTGGCCGGCTGTACGACCGCGGCGCTCGGCCTGCTGCTGACCGCCGGGGCGCTGCGACTGCCGCCGGTCGCCGCTCTGGACCATCTCTCCCTGCCGCTGCCGGCCGGCGATCCGGCGGCGTCGGTCCCCGCTGCCGGTGCCGCCGCCTGCCTGCTCGGCGCCGTCGCCCTCGCCGTCGTCCACCGCGCCCGCCGCCACCACACCGAACTGCGCACCGCCCGGCTCGCCACCGACGCCCACCCCACCTCCGGCGATCTGTGCGTCCTGCCGGACGCCGCGCCCGACGCCTACGCCCTGCCGGGACGGCCGGGCCGGGTCGTGGTCACGGCCGGGATGCTGCGGGCGCTGCCCCCGGACGAGCGGGAGGCGCTGTTCGCCCATGAGCGCGCCCATCTCGCGGGCCGGCACCACCTTTTCCTGCTCACGGCCGCGCTGGCCGCGGTCTGCCATCCGCTGCTCCGGTCCCTGCGCGCCCCGCTGGCCTACGCCCTGGAGCGCTGGGCCGACGAAACCGCCGCGACCCGGGTGGGCGACCGCCGCGTCACGGCCCGCGCCATCGGCCGCGCCGCCCTGGCCGCCCGCCCCGGCGCCGCGGGTGCCCACCGTCCCGGCACCGTCCTCGCCGCGACCACCGGCCCGGTGCCCCGCCGGGTCGCCGCCCTGCTGGCCCCCGAGCAGGCCTCTGCCCCTTCGCTACGCGCCGCCGTCCACGGCCGCCGGCTGATCGCCGCCGCCCTGCTCGCCTGCGTCACCTTCTCCGCGGCCTCCGCCCTGGACGCCGCGACGGATCTGCACGAGACGGTGGAATCGGCCGGGCGATAA